tccccaaaactcactCCTCATCTTTCAGTCTTGTAAGCATGGAAGTCTCACGTCGGTTTTGGGAGCTGCAGTCACGCTAGAGGAAATAGGATTTCCCTTGGCCTATGTGGGAAACTTGTAttgtgatgtaaaaagaaaagagggcccGTAGAGAAATGGCTTGTAAAAGCAGTTATAATATAATCAGTGTGTTCTATGTGATGTATGTTTCAATCTTCTAACTATTGTTTATCCAGGGAATTGTTTATTCACGTTCCCACATGTGCATGATACAAGACAAAAAGAATCGAGACGACGACAAGCCTGGGACGTCACGAAAATAACCTTTGTCGCTCGTGACCCTAGAGATAGAGTTGGGGTCGTGATAGCTGGACTGTTAGATCTGACTGTCGGACAGCTGGATCTGGACCCCAGATGGCCTCACCTGAAGTCGCCCACCTCAAGCGAGGTCGCTTGGGTTGCTCAACCCATGCGTCGCCTGAGGTCTAGCGACAGTTGCCAAGGTCAGGCAACCCTTAGGCGGTGGTCGCCAGCACATGCAACCCCTTAGCTAGCCGTCATCAGCCTCCGATTGACTTTTCTGTTCGACAGTCTTTgaaaaagatgaatagtaacCAAGGCCTAGACTTGCATTCCAAAATTGCAACTTCCCAAAATACTTCAGGACCTGCTTTGTACTAAAGGCCCTTAAAgtcctttggagatgcaattgtatttttccaaagttGAGCAAAAACATGAACCAAACgtgtttgcatttggccaaaggactttagagtcccaaagcccGTAGTAAATGCCAAACTAAATGGGGCCATGGTTTGGTTCAACACAAtcttttaattccttttttccttttacctcCAACAGACACTAGACGAGAAGGTGAGTTCACAAACAGAATTGCCCAAAAGGCTTTCATTGAGTTGTAAAAAGGCTTATCTTGCTGGAAACGAACTAAttatgtgacatcttgaaaattcAGGTTTTGATTTCGATCGGATAAGTCGGGCCTTTCATTAACACAACtatggtgtttttttttctgagatGGCCACTTACAAGATAACTAAcctatcaggtgaagtcgttaagggattttaaacgcaatagacttgagaattcaattaggaatcgattgctcgaccgtgctaatctgcaagggtcattacggtactattaaaaatcaatcgaaGATCAGaaataggtcggttcgactaagatgtgtgactaaacgtgggtgattccactgatttgcaaaattctcgtcgattggcactagtcgatttttctgtcgttttggcaccctatgtccgtatttgaaatcttgaggttttcatgacaaccgagagtcatcAATGTGTTGATGAGGTAcgtgtggcttgaagaaaattgaccactggtcaattgcactaaaaattcctaaaaactacctgGTAGGTTAAAATCGcgtcgattgaaattaaccgcgaatttgaaccctgatttcagaaattgaaagttacgTCATGTCACGAATTATTTTAGAAACGTTGACTCATCTTTCGAGGAATTTTCGACTAGTTCgaaatttttacggaaaatcgataaTGACGATTCATAAAACGAATGGAAATTCGAATTGGCCAAATCGAAGGAATTTTTGGCCTCATGTGTGAACTACTTGGTGAAAGGAAGTTGTGTaggctttttcttcaacaaaattggatATCAATCGGTGAGATTTGTTACGAAATTGGATTccggggaaaaaggaaatagaattcGAAATTGAGGGCAATTCGTAGGTTTGAGGAGCTGTTGCATTTTGATAACCTTATTTAGACTTCAATTGGGACAAATTGGTGTGGAAATCGACATTGGATAACCAAGTAATATTATTGTGTGAAGTTGAACTAAAAATATTTgtgttttatttaatttttcccctccccctctctttccctctctccctcacacgTTTTCCCCCTTGGCCAACAGTCCCCTGCAGCTTAGTCTTCTTCTACTTTATTTCTTTGACTTTCAATCACCCTTATCTCTCCATTTTTCACAcgtttctttcctcctttttggCCGACAACCCCTGCTCCTTTTATCCATTTCCTCCCcttcggtctctctctctctctctctctctctctctctctctctctcacttgcaTACGCCATCATCATCGAATCCCTCCCTCTTggttgcttcttttccttttttttatttctcttgcCAGCTGCCCCACAAAGCAAACCTCCACACTTGTCCTCCAGCTGCTATCCCCCATCGAAGCCAACCTCCATGCTGTCCTCCAAGAACTTCGCAACAACGTCGGCCCATCTCCACCGCTCGGTCAACCACCCGCATCAACGACCATGTTCCAACTCCTTCACTGGTTCTCCTCACGGTCAGCTAGCCCATTCGAAGCCCCACAGCAGCTTCGATCTAGCGACATCAAGCTCCGCAACTTAGCCCATGCACGGCCAACCCTCTTGAAGCCACTGTTCAATCTCAGATTAGAACCGGAACAGCAAGACCATCTCAACCGCGGACTTGCGTGGCCGATTTTGGCCTCAATTTGGCCTCCTTTAGTGTCCTTGCTTTGGAGTTTATCGCCCTCCATCAcgtcgccgtcgtcgtggtTCAGGCAaatcgttaatcaagtgagttttactcactaatccttgcttagtaagttaGTAACGCTTAAGGGttaattagtttaggttaagtatgttttaggtggttagttagaatatATTAGTGAATTAGTTAATCGTTTGTGCATGTttggtggttagattagtgcagTTAGCAAGTAGAGAGGCCGTAGTATTTATTTAGATAGGTTCGGAATTTTTCCGGAcccgtttcggtatttaattaggcttttctgacctaagttgcatttattggtatttaataattaatttccgtaattaattaattaattaattaattaattatgttccaaaaattagaccgggatagccgatgaccatAATTTCATGCTGATTACAATGGTGTGTtcggtttatttaattgaaagctagattgtgcaaattgagtgttgattgttaTATTGGgtatttatcctaaaatttattaatttcattatttaGTTAGAAAATTAccgagcgtcggtttacaacaccaaaaatatttgtatagactatataattagtggggttttataaaataaagatattatattttttgccaaggccgaccgtgtacccacacacaattatttttatcgggtattcttaacatgaagaaaataggccaagaaattattttaattgaggagtTTAAGTGTGAAATACAATGTCATTGGCTATGGGTAAATAATCTTGTGATAGTTTTTAGTCATGGTAAgatgactattgaaagatgaggTCACAAATGATGTACGTGATGATAGGGATTGGGTCAAGAAAACCACCTAACATTGAGTAGGCCGTGCTCATTGGGCCGTGATTAACCGCCGAAATATGGCCATGCCTATCGAGCCGTGATTACCACCTAACCTAGGCTATGCCCATCGAGCCGTAATTTACCGCCGAACTTGGAATCGGCTATGTATGTTGGGCCGTGATTACCGCCTAACCTAGGCTGTGCCCATCGGATGGTGAATTACCGCCGAACTTGGAATCGGCTGTGCCCATCGGGTCGTGATTTACCACTGAACTTGGAATCGGTTGTGCCCATTAGGCCGTAATTACCGCCTATCATCGGTTATGCCCATTGGGCCATGATTAATCTGGTTACACTAGGAGACCGCCAAACATGGAATAGGCCGTGCCCGTGAGTGGCCGTGAATAACAATTGGATCGAGTGATTGATTGAAATATAGTGagatgcgttccaattgttgaaTGATGTCACTGCATATATGAGATATGCATTGTATTAACATGCAGGAAGGATCTAAGGcacaaaggtaagtcctctatttcgtgtttgtgcttaggcaacccttgggacgtattttcttcctagccggggcttagggggtgaactttttgagatattgtctcaccccattgtgagCTTAATTTTCAGATCCATAGGGTGAAGAACCCGAAGCTTGAGGTGGAAGGGCCAGGAGCATGAGTAGCTCAGAAGTTCTTGTCGGAGATAGACCCCTATACTTAGACCCTAGAGTTGGCATCTATTTGTAAAATCAGATTGATTGTAAAAGCTGAGTtgattgatttaaaatttgttgtcttgcttttctatcccatgtatgTTATTGTCAGGGAATTaataattcgcttccgcatgcgcattaaaatgaatgggtcggcgacgtgtctgAGATGTCGCAATGtaatcaaccaccgagggatgggcacaatcttggaggatcgaggcgtgacaaatTAGGTTAGTGTCAACCAACATGTGGACGTGATCATGGAAATAATAGGCACTCCAACAAGTGAAACAAGAATAGTTGGATTCCGTGGGATAGGTGGCATTAGAAAGGCAACTATTGCCAAAATCATCTGCAACTAGCTTTCACACGATTATGAGGATTGCCCATTTCATATGAAAACATTCAAGAAACTTCAAAACTCAAGGGTATTGAGTTCTTGTGAAAGATGGGAGGTTAAGCAAGCTGAAGTCCAACGGTGTCCTCTTCTTTGTGACAGCCTTATCATCATATATTGGTATCCTTTCTCGACTCAAGGCCTTTATTGTTTGGAGAACTTGGGAGACTTGTGGCTTCGAGACCTTCCGTAGAGGGAGATATTACCTGATCTAAATAATTTGAACAAGCTAAAGAGTCTTCAACTAGGAAATTATCATAATatggttgaaattcaaggccaATTACCGAAAGCTTTGTAAGAATTGGAGATTTTGtgcaatgagtcttttggaaaGTTGCCTCACCGGATTTGAAAGACGATGTGGAGGCGATTTTTGAGTTAGATGCTCCGAGTCCAATCTGCGATGGGTTTAGGCTAATTATATTGGAGTCTTTTTCGTTTGAATCACATCCTTTATAGATATTGGACCTGAGCATGTCCTTAAAAGGCTTAGTCACTCCAGGGAGAACCTGGCAGGGGTGAGAGTCCCCAAGTGACTGGTTCGGAGGGATCCGTCAAAAACCCTCCCCAAGGGCTCTCCGCCCCAATCCTCATGGTTCGCCCAGAGGAAAGGATCCCCTAGTGATCCCGCGATGCCTACCCCAACTAACGACTGGTCGCGGTATTCCACCCCCGGCCTTGCACAGGTAAATTTTATTTGTCTAGCCTTTAACAGTATTAGTCTTGCTCGCTGTTTTGCACCGTTACTTTTATAAGGTAAGTGTCATGTGACTGCTCATTGAACGGGAACATGTTGTCTTTCGTTCTATCTCCTAGTTTTGGTTTGTGATATTTATTCTCTTtgatggttcttttttttttttttttttttttgacgagaaCCAAAGCTGATGATATTAGATAATAGGCGAAGCTAATACAGCATGGGCATCAGTTCATAGTAAATCCGAAGAGCGAAGGGGGACAAGTCGCCCCGATTGAtaggaagaaaatcaaaacgCCGGGCTTTTGCAACCCAAAGAACCCGATTAGAATTTCTACTATAGTGAGCAAAAGAAAGACCATAAATAGTCTCCAATTTGTGCTTGGCCCGGTCCACGAGGGGTTGCACTGACCAATTTAAGGTAGATGACGACAATAGACTGTCCACCAACAACCGACAATCAGATAAAagaagtatttctttttctggggAATTGGGGATTAGGTTTGCAGAGATAAAATCTAGGGTTTCAACCAAAGCAACAGCCTCCGCTTGCTCAGCCGAACTTACCTCAATATGCTTTGCAAACCCATCGCGAATTTTACCAAAGGAATCTCTACAGACGCAAGCAATAGCAGCCCGAGGTCTTGTTCTTGTATGATGaggaccaaaagaagaagatcttgTCTGGTAATAGCCGAAGTCAGCTTCAGTCGTCTCTCTGGATTGGGCGTGGCCAAATACCGAAGATAAAGCAGGCTGATGGATGAGATCAGGTCCGGGAAGAGgggcttctctttcttcaacaGCACAGGTGCGTGGGTTGTTAAtatcttcttccctctcttccgAATCGCAATGCCTTCCCTGGTGAGCGTTAGTGATGATGCTATGATGCTGCTGCTGAGCTGGGTAGTCAGATCTGGTAGATCTGAAGCTTCTGTCTTCGGTTGCAGGGGCCGTATGCATAGCTGTGTCGTTGCCGGTGCCGGAGCTCAAAGGAAAGTCTTCTGCCTCTTCCGAACTGCAAGTCTTGCCATGGTGGGCGTTATTTGTGGGTCTTGCGAGCATCAGTGGTGCTGGAAGTGCAGATATGGTGAAACTGAGAATTTGTTCGTCAGTTGCAGGGGTACCATCTTCGGCAGCGAAAATTCCGCAGGTCAGGGGAATGCGATCGGTGAGATCTGGTCGGGATCTCGGGCCTTCTTCCACAGCACAGGTACGTTGGTTCCtcgtttcttcttccctttcttccgGGTCGCAATGCCTACTGCGTTGAGCATCGATAGTGACTCTGAGGTTCTGCTGTATTACTGGGAAATCAGATCTGGTAGATCTGAGGGTTCTTTCCTCAGTTGCAGCTCTTTGATGGTTCTGCACTTCCTAAATTTACCCACCAAAGACTAGTCAAATCAATTTCAGAGGTATCATTGCCAAGGGCCTgccttctttttccaattttactGAGTGGAGCTTTATAGGAAATCCATGTAAATTGCTGTTTACTGTATTGAATTTGAAGCTGTAACACCGACGCATTGAGCAGGGCAAAATTCTACGCTAAAAAACTGGAAAATTCCCGTGTCGATATCATTTCAAAGTTGCTGgtaattattcaattttatcgATGAAGGAAATATCACCAATAATTTGCTTGCTGCGTAAATCCCTAATGAATTACCaacactattaaaaaaattctacattCCAATGAAGTAGTAAATTACCAACTCCtgtgaaattttattattgCTATAAGTAATTTAAGAACTTATCAATAGTCCAATGAAGTCGTAAATTACTAAACGAATTACCACCATTataaggaaataaaattgtTATTATTGAATGATCATAATACttcacaaaaatagaaatgattGATCAGCAATGGAACAAAATcaccgtttttgttcaaaatttagCAACATTCCAATGAAATAGTAAATTAGCCACTCCTCTCAAATTTTACCAATATAGTAAGTAAATTACTATCACTATCAAAAAATTACCACCATTctaataaattagtaaattaccaacttgtattaaattttattagtgGGATAAGTAAATTACTAACGCTATAAATAATTTGCCCACATTCCAATGAAGTAATAAAGTACCAAGTCCTTTGCACGTCGACGGAGCCTTCACACCAGGGACGAACGACGGATCTGTAGCAGGGGTGTGTAGGGACGAGAATGGCGTGCTGCTCGACGGTTTTTCTCGCTCGGTAAAAGCGCAATCCCCTTTGCACGTCGAAACCCTAGCTGTTTGTGAAGGTCTGGAAATGGCAACGAagtggaggaagaaagaagggtCACGTGGGGTTGCTGTTGcgtatgattgctccacaacaGTTCAGACAATTTTGGGGATGGATTCTCCCCCTTGGGAAGTCAACTACGCAGTTCAAATGGGCCGAGTTGTGCTCATCTCTAATCCAGGTTTAAAATTGATCCATGAGCCGAGGGAGTTAAATAAAACCGCGGATTGAGTTGCAAAAGCCCATCTCCGCCAACCTCTACCTCGGAATTGGGTCTCTTGCCCCCTCAATCTCTTTTGGATGTTCTTTGTTCTGAAGCCCATTTGGGttgttccttgaatttcactACTTGAAATAATATGAGAaatcttttgaccaaaaaaaaaaaaaaagtaccagGTCCTTCGAAATATTTACCAGTGCCCTGGGCAACACCATCACAGGATCAACGGCAAAGGCTGTGGcccattatttaaaaaatatgtgatgattttgatgtggaCCTATCCTAATATTTTGACAGGTCGAAAGGGGTACTTGAAAAGGCCAAAGGAAGCGTCAAGGAAACCGCTGATGAGCCTTATTTCGTAAAATAAACTATAGTTATATCATGTGCCatccataaaaaattatggcataAATTACGTGCAcgctaataataataaaaaaatttaaataagaatttgaaatgccttcaatttcttaaataaaaagatttgaaataaatattatttcaaataaagattttatttcaaatatagaTCTAAAATAGTCATGTtagtttcaaaaaaaataaaaataaaacctgACTTTATTGACTGGTTATGGCATTTCTGTcctttacattttttattttctttctttttctttcttttttactttttctgtttttcagtAAAATACACagctaaaaaaaaaggaaaaaaaggactaaaactttataaataaaaaaaagtacagCGGAGGGGCCCTCCCTCCCACTgaggtttttatttatttgtattttcttttcttttattaagttttagctcaaataaaaaaaaatgggttaatactcactgaaaagctcaaaattggtacaccttagcaaatttatccaaaactaattttttgaccaccaaaacctAAACTGatacacatttgacaaatttaccccaaactaatatacatgtaataaatttaccctatattagtttccgttaaattttataatcaaattattaagttaaatgacacgtgataattGACCGacatactaatttgggattttactctccgtttgtcacagtttataatttttgtgattttttgtggtattaatccaatttaacatatggtatatttattataaatgtaccggtttaaGATTTtggtggtcgaataaattagttttggataaatttgtcgtTGGTATAGGGTTTTTATAGTCgattggaataaatttgtcatagtgtatatcaatttaggatttttcatagataaaaaaatagtttggggtaaatttgtacACGCGTGCTAGGTTTGAAGTTTTCGGATATTAACCTTAAAAAAATTACGTGGGAGGCTCGCCcgtacctttttcttttttctttgagtatttttggaaaaagtagaaaaaaagaaagaaaataaaagatgtaaagaatgaaaatactttttagcCGTCGGTGAATTTggactcttttttaaaattaatatgacAACTCCatattcttatttaaaatattattcattttagcttctcaaatggaattttttctgaaaaaatatcATCTTTCTGCAATTTGGCAGTAGCAAAATCGACATCCAGTTGATAATAATCAACAGATTCCAGAAAATGACTTGGTTTTGGCCATTTGTGGTAGGTGGGTCGCGTTCCCGCGTGCGGGGGACCAAGAACTTCAAGTCGAGTGAAATATACATAGACACTCTAGAAAGCTGGAGGGGCAGGAGTCAGCAGCCTGGATATACCCTTATTACCCCTCCTTTGTAAAACCCCTCCCTCACCGGCTATCTGACTCCTCGTCTCCTCCGGACGCCCAAATCACACGCCGCTCTCGGTGGCTggcccccaccaccaccaccaccccctaGCCCGTAAACCCTAACCTCCTCCTCTCGCGAAAACACCGGGCAATGGCGTCGTCCGCTTCTCCCTCCGACGCGACCAATGGCGCCGCCTCAGCCTCATCGACAAGCGCCTCTTCGCCCTCCGCGAGAAGCACAGCCGCATCCTCCAGGTGGAGGGGTCCATTGCCCAGGGAAAGACCACCAACAAGGAGCAGGAGGACGTCCTCCGCTCCAAGCCCTCCGTTCTCGCCTCCATCGACGAGCTCGAGAAGCTCCGCCCCCAGCTCTCCTCCGCCCTCCAGGAGGAGCTCTCCCTCGCCGCCCAGCGCCTCCCT
This region of Eucalyptus grandis isolate ANBG69807.140 chromosome 8, ASM1654582v1, whole genome shotgun sequence genomic DNA includes:
- the LOC120287785 gene encoding uncharacterized protein LOC120287785 isoform X2 translates to MDEIRSGKRGFSFFNSTGAVCIAVSLPVPELKGKSSASSELQVLPWWALFVGLASISGAGSADMVKLRICSSVAGVPSSAAKIPQVRGMRSVRSGRDLGPSSTAQI
- the LOC120287785 gene encoding uncharacterized protein LOC120287785 isoform X1, whose product is MDEIRSGKRGFSFFNSTGAVCIAVSLPVPELKGKSSASSELQVLPWWALFVGLASISGAGSADMVKLRICSSVAGVPSSAAKIPQVRGMRSVRSGRDLGPSSTAQVRWFLVSSSLSSGSQCLLR